TTTTGATTTATTATCAATAATAATATTCTAAATTTTTTCAACATAATAATAATATTACTTGACAAACTCCGAATCGGGAAATTCTTTTAACCAGTCTAAAAAAATGATATCTTTATACGCATCACCTTTTTCTTTCGAGTATTCATACCATTTATTCTTTGTTCAAATTCATCAGGAGTTAAGTCTAAATATTTATACAATGTGGGGCGACTGATTCCAAGATGTCTAGCAATTTGAGATTTATTGAGGCCTAAATTTAACAGTTCCTGTATTTTTATGTACATTTTCCAACCAACTTCTTTTTTCAATGATTTCTGCTCCTTCCAGTATAATATCTTTAGATATTATACAAGAATTTAGCAGATTATGCTTAGATTACAACTGTCAATATTTTGATTTATTACCAGTAGAGATTCTGTATATTAACATTTTCAAGCAAAAGGTGTAAAGTCTTATCTATCAAAAACTGTTAATTATATTGTATCATTTACACCTATACCTTAGTGATGAAAATATTAGTGAAGAGGAAATAAAAAAATTGCTCTCTGAAAGTGAAGGACTGGCCTTCATAAAAGGAAAATGGGTTGAGGTAAATTACGAAAAACTTAAAGAGACCCTGGCTGCTTATCAAGAGGCACAGGAATTTATCAAGAAAAAAGATATGAATGTAGAAGCAATGCGCTTTCAATTAAGTGCTGCAGAGAAAATGAGGATGGTCGAAAAGGATCTGGAATTAAAAATAAGTAACGGAGAGTGGCTAGATACAGTTATTAAAAAACTAATCAAGCCTGAAGAAATAGAAAAAATTCCTCCTGGCTATGATTTTCAGGCCAAACTAAGAGATTACCAGAAAAAAGGTCTTGCCTGGCTAAACTTTATGAAAAAATTAGAACTGGGTGCCTGTCTTGCTGACGATATGGGTCTAGGTAAAACTATTCAGGTGATAGCCTTACTTAATTATACCCAGGACAATCAGCAAGAAAAAAAACTGCTAGTAGTTCCTACCTTCCTAATTGGCAACTGGATGAATGAGTTTGATAAATTTGCACCTAAATACTATGTCTTGCATTCATCGAAAACAATTCAATTACTGAAAATAGAGAAGAATTATTATCCAATTATAATATTTTTATCACTATTTACGGAATGATCTGGCGTAATGAATGGTTACATGATATCAAATAGGATTCTCTAATACTAGATGAAGCCCAGGCTATTAAAAACCCTATTACAAAACAAACTCTCAGATCTCTGGTCATTGTTTGACTTTCTTAACAACAGCTAAAAAAGACGGTCTACTTCCATTACCTAAGAAAATAGAATTCGATTGTTCCTGTCCTGATTATGCCAGCATGTGTAAACATATTGCAACTGTCCTCTATGGTGTAGGAACAAAACTTGATCAAGATCCAACCCTATTCTTCACCCTACGTAATTTAGATTTTGATGACCTTATTACAAAGGCTATCAAGCAAAAATCAGAATCTTTACTAAAAAAAATCTGATAAAAAAAGTAGCAGAGTGATTGAGGATGATGATTTATCCGTCCAGTTTTTTATAGAAATAAGATCTAATATAAAGCATCTCTTGGATCTTGTTTCATTTCTTCTATAATTAAACCTATATTTGAACCAATAACATTTTTCATTTTTTCAGTACACTGTTCTAACTTTTTTTCGTTTATAATAGCTATATTAACAAAATCCTTTAATTCTTCAAAGTTTAAATTTGATTTTGAATTCATTCCAAATAAATCAGAGAAAAGCTTACTTATAAAAGTATGCTTATTACTCTTCCTCTTATTTTCCAGAATATCTTGTTTATATATATTTATATAGTCTTCAATAATATTATCTCTGTGTAATAATAACCATAATTCAAAACAGGGATTAGTCACCCCAAGAATATTTTCTTTTTCAGCACTTTTAACAAAATCTAGATATTTTTTTGAAGATCTATATGAATCCCTGTCAAAAATAATAACAAACTTATCTATATTTTTATTATAATTCTCATCATTCTCTAATTGACTCTTTTTCTTATTAATTAAATCATATAATCTTTTGGGATGACTATGATTTTCAATATCACCGTCTTTATCTAAAATAACTAATTCAATCAAGCTATGAATATCTAAAATTTTCCTATTGTTAACTATTCCTTCAAAATACTTAAGCTCAGTATGGGCTCCTTCAAAAATAAGATAATATCTTCTTAGAGGATTTATTTGTTTATCTTCTTTGTATCTTGAAGTCCATTGTCTTATTTCTCTAAGAGGACTCATTCTACATCACATACCTTGCAAGAAAAGTTTTTAAATATTGGAATAGCTCCATACCTTCCTTCTAAATATGATTTACTTATATTTCTATCATATCGTTCTTTAAATCTATCTAATGAATAAAGATGTGAAATATTTTCATTATTTCTTTCAACAAACCATATTTCATCACGTCGTAACAAATCCTGGTCCATTATACTAGATTCATGTGTTGTAAATATTAATTGTACGTTATTTTCTTTTAACAATCTAAAAAATAATTCTATAAATTTATATGTTAATTTTGGATGAAGACTACGTTCCATTTCATCAATAATATATATTTTATTTTTATCGTTATTCATCAAAATATCTAAAAGATCAAACAATCTTTGTGTCCCATCTGATTCCTCTGAAAACTCAAAGTCACTAAAAGAATCTCCATGTTCCATCATTATTGTTGTGATAACAGGTTCTTCTCCCTTTTTACCTTTAATATTATAAAAAACATCTTTCGCTCTCATAGACATATGAACTTGACTTACATCTTCTGATTCTTCAAACTCATTATTAAATGATTCCATTATCCTTTTTAAAATAGATTTGGGTATTTTTTCTTTAAAATCAGCAAAGTTAACTTTTTCGATCTTTACTTTTGATATTCCTGTATCAAAAATATCAATTAAATTGTTAATTTTTAATGAATCTTTTTCATTTCCATAAAAATATTCAAAGTCAGTAACTGGCTGATCTGGAAAAATAGTAATCAAATCATCTTTAAACCAATCATAAACATCTTTGAAAAATATAAGGTTAGAGTCATTACTTATTTTTTTATTTCTATTCATTTCTTTAATAAATAAAGTGTTTCTATTTTCTTCAAAGTCGATTTTATATGTTTTAATTCTCATTTCGTCAATTTCTGAAAGATTAACATCAGAACCTATTTTTAAAGTTTTATTCTTGGTTTCTCTTTCAAATAACATTATCTGATCTGAGCCATTAGGTACTAATTCATAAAGCCACTCTTCAGTTATTTCAGGTTTACTTATATTCAAGCTAAATCCATATGCATAATACCGATTATTCTTATATAATTCAAACTCAAATTTAGTAGGTTTATTTATGTTCTCTTTTTTGACTCTACAAAATTTCCTAATACAATCTATTGGTAATTTATGAGTAATAACATCTTTGGCAAAGCGAATGGCATTTATAAAATTCGATTTTCCTGAAGCATTAGCACCATAAATTGTGGCTAGCCGTAGTAGTGGAATATCTCCTGAACTAATTTTATGCTCATTCTCCCATTTTTCCTTTTGATCACTTCTTCCTTTAATCCTATTGTCTGGTATCATACTTATCTCTTGCTTATCACTAAATGATAAAAAATTTTCAACACTAAATCTTATTAACATAACACTCACCTTCTAAAGAGAGGTTTTTTCTCTTGAATTAATATATATACTATTATATCCTAATATATATAATTATACAATGATTAAAAGAGATTTTTTCTCTTAATTTTTAATATAATTTTCAACAACATCCTACCATAAATGATATATATCATTTATGGTAGAGTAATTAAACAAAGATATAGTTTTTTAACTCTATTATATTACATAATACTATTTATATCATATATATCTAAAGTTCTCTTCTTTCTAAAATAAAGACAGCCAGTACTGTAAAAATCAGACCTATGTTTACTAAGACATTATTAATGGAGCGGGAGCTATGCACCGTAATAATCTTTTCTACTCTTAGATACCATGCTCCCGTTCTCATAAATAGCTATCCAACCAGCTCTTAGTTTTGCTTTTTCCTCTTCTTCTTTTTTGCATTCTTGATCTTCTTTTGCATACATTTGATTCATTTCCTCTTCTTCTTGTCTAGTCTTTTCCTTTTCTTCTTTTAATTGCTCTTCTTTTTCAGCTTCTTCCTGTGCCTTCTCTTTTTCACAATCATCTTCCGTCATAAAGCTTTCAAAAAAAGCAAGACTATTATCCGTATTCGGTGTATTAAATTTCTTCGGCTCAAAAACTCCCATCAATCTTTGTTTTAAATCAAAATTATTTAAATCTCTATCATTCTCTTCTATGTATGCTACTTTCTCATAACTACCCATGTCAGTAATTACTTTTTCTAAAGTTTCTTTACAATTATTTTTAAACTTTTTAATTGAAGCATAGAGTTTATCATCTTTATCTCTCGCATTTTCTTCTTCTTTCTCCATATCTACCACTAATTTATCCATTAAAGAAAATACTAAAAGATCATTCTTTTCAATAATTTTCGTGGCATTATAATATACTGGATTTTCACTGTTACTCTCAATCCCATATTCTTCATTATATCGTTCTAAAAAAGCTAATGATACATTATCTATCAGCCTACCCTGAGCATTTGCTTCTTCAATTATTTCTTCTAATGCATCTTCATCATCTATTTGTAAATCTTCTAATATATCATCAATATATCTTTGGTTTCTATTTGTGGGACTAAACTGATCTTCATATGTTCTAATAGTATCAAGAGTTACATTACCCCCTCTACCATTATTGCCTTCTAAAAAGTCCAATATCCCTTCTCTAATGTCATCACTTAGATCTAGATCTGCTAATTCATCTTCATCATCAGTCAATAAACCGTAAAGTCCAAACATTTCTGAATCGACATACCTTCTATTTGCCAAACCATTTATACCCTGAGCATCATTATGATTATCATCTATTTGACCATTTATGTATCTCCAACCATTCCTGTGAGAGTTATATCTTATTTCATACCATGCTTTTGTTTTATGAAATGCCTGGTCGTGTTCACTAGCTCCTTCCTCAGTATAATCTCTTAAAGCAGTACTAACTCCTGGCCCTATTAAGGCAGGAGCATTAAAAACACAAGAAAGAATAGCATATTGTTCATTATCTGATAAACTTTCAATAATTTCTCTTGCTCTTTGTCGGTTTACATTTGCATTATTAGCAATTCTATTTATTAAATCTGTCTCATATTCTTCTTGTATAAGCTCAAATACATTTTCTGAATCTTCTTCTGACAACTCAAAAGTATCTAATGTTTCTTGATTGTCAGCAATAATTCTTGCTGCTGCTTGAGGATTATTATTATTTAATTCTCTTCTTGTATTATTTAATATATTTGTAATTTCAAGTATATTATCAGGTAAATCAATTCCTGCTCTATCAAAAAGACCGTTCTCTTGAAAAAGATTGCCCTCTCTAAAAGCCCACATTCCCCCATTTCTCACTAGCAAAGCAATCCCTATACCAATAGTTGGAACACCTGCTGTACAAGTATATATGTTTGCTCTATAACCTTCCACTGCTACCATATGTTCATGCAAACCATGAGTATCTATTAAAAGATTGTTATCTTCATTCATTATTTATTATCCACCTCTTTTCTTATTGTATATGATGCCTTAGCAGAAACTCTTTCTAAGCTTTTGTTCCATTTTTCAAAAGAAATAACTATCATCGAATCATCAAGTCGCCACACTTCATAAATATAATATGTATCATCATACTTAATTATCCCGTTAAAATTTCCTGTTCTTTCCTTGTTTTTTCCTTCATATTCGGGACGAATTAATACTGCTCCAATAGCATGTTTAGATTCATATGAAGCAGAATCGTTCTTATGCCAATTTAAAAGATCATACTTAGCGTATCCAGCACTACTCCTACTATTCCTATATCCACTACTATAAAAGATAGTTTCATAAGTTCCATCCATAGTAAAATCTATTTCATAAACTTTAAAATTATAATGGGGAATCTTTCTATCCATTACCATATATTCGGTTTCTTCAAAATCACGATAAGATATTCTTCCTTGCCAAAAAGAGAAATCAGGAAACCTCCCCATAAAGCTTTGCAATTCATAGTCCGCAATATCATCTGTTTTATGATATGGCTTAATAAACTCTACATTACCTTTAATAAAATCATCAAAAAAATCATCAAGAAATTTTTTGCACTTGTCCTCTCCAAAACTTTCTGCCCAATCTCTTGCTTCATATTCCATATCTTCAAATTGAGACAAGAAGGATAATAATTCTTCTTCATGAATTTCTGCTAGACTCGTAATAGTTATAAATACAAACATAAGTATAATTGCTAAACTTAGAACTATTTTTTTCATATCAATTTTCTCCCTTCTTTTAGAAAAAATTTACTTTAAATATATTAATTCTAGATGTAAGCAAAAACTCCTTTTTAAATATTAAATACTGGCAAAGTAAAACTGTTGATGAATTTAGAAATTTAATAAAAGAAATTACTGGAAAGGGTTTAAAAAAAGGAGCATGATAAATGTATGAAAAAGAAGATGGAAGAAATTAATAGAGGAATATTACAAAGATCAGTGTTCTCAATAATTTTTGTGGATTATAATATACTGGATTTTCATTGTTCTTTCAACAATCTCTCTTGCTCTTTGTTGACTTACATTTGCATTATTACTTATTCTTCTTATCAACTCTCTCTCATAATCCCCTTGTATAAGCTCAAATACATTCTCTGAATCTTCTTCTGATAATTCAAACGTATTTATAGTTTCTTGATTATCAACAATAATTCTTGCTGCTGCTTGAGGATTATTATCGTTAAGAAAATCCATTGCATCTTCTAAAACGTCTTCTATATCACCTATATTTCTAGGTAAATCATCAATTCCTGCTCTATCGAATAAACCATCTTCTTGAAAGAGATTATTATCTCTAAAAGACCATACGACTCCATCTCTCACAAGTAAAGCAATCCCTACGCCAATGGTTGGAACACCTGCTGTACAAGTATATATATTTGTTCTATATTCTTCCACATTCACCATATGTTCATGTAAACCATGAGTATCTATTATAAGGTTGTTTTCTCCAATATTATTCATCATTTATCGACCTCTTTTCTTATAGTATATACTACCCTGGTAGAGACTCTTTCTAGTTTATCATTCCATTTATTAAAATATATTCTTACTCTTGAATCTAATGCCGCTACTTCATAAATATAATATATATCATCATACTTAATAATTCCGTTATAATGACCTGTTCTTTCCTTGTTTTTTCCTTCATATTCGGGGCGAACTGATACTAATCCAATAGCATATTTAGATTTGTATGAATCAGAATCTTTCTTATTCCAATTCAAAATATCATATCTAGCATTTCCAGAATTTCTGCTATTTCTATATCCACTACTGTAAAAGATAGTTTCGTAAGTTCCATCTTTAGTAAAGTCTATTTCATAAGCTTTAAAATTATAATGTGGAACCTTTCTATCCATTACCATATACTCTGTTTCTTCAAAGTCAATATAAGATATTCTTCCTTGCCAAAAAGAGAAATCAGGAAAGTTTCCCATAAAGCTTTGCAATTCATAGTCCGCAATATCATCTGTTTTATGATATGGTTCTATAAATTCTACATCACCCTGAATAAAATTATTAAAAAAATCATCAATGAAATAATCACAATTATCCTCCCCAAAACTTCCTGCTCTATCTCTTGCTTCATATTCCATACCTTCAAACTGAGACAAGAAGGTTAATAATCTTTCCTCATGGGTTTCTGCTAAACTTGCAATAGATATAAATATAATCATTAAGGAAATTACTGAACTTAATACTATTTTTCTCATATCAATTTTCTCCCTTCTTTTAGAAAAAAATTTACTTTAAATATATTAATTCTAGATGTAACAAAAAAATCCTTTTTAAACATTTAAAAAGGTGAAAACACTAAAAAAGCCTCCAATTAAGAAGACTTCAGTACTATATTTAATATTTAATCTTTGCTACTGCATTCAATGTTATCTGTCCAGAGACTATAATCGTTCTTAATTTCTTTAACATAATAATGGTTTTGTTTGCAAATCCACACTTTGATGTTTATTTAGGTCACTAGAAAAAAATTCTAGTGTATTATACAGATTATCTTTTCTTAAAACTCCCACCTCTTTAAATGGAAGATAATTGACACTAACCACCTGGATTCATTATACTAAGTTTCAGCAGTGGATAAAAAACCCCCTCTGAAACTTAGTACTCACTTTATGGGATGAAAATTTATCAAAAAAAAAGATTGATTCTACCTCCTAAAAAATCTCCTTCATCACTCCCCGAAGATTATACGCCAGATCATCCTGTAAAAACTCCTTACTCTCAACATCCTTCTGCTCCACAACAATCCCTCCATTATTCACTTTCACCTCAATATCATTAATCTGAAAACCACCGGATAAAGTATGCTGATCCAGTTTCTTCTTATCAAGTAGAATCTTAACTTCACCCTGTACTCTCTTCAATTCCAACCAGACTCTCCACTGCTCAATAGTCTTAATACTTAATTCAGGGATAGTTCTGGCTTTCTGCAAAAGCATAAAGTTGCTATAGATATGGCTTCCTCTGACCCCATACCCCTCTGGCAAGATGTTCTCAACTAATTGACTCCAGGATTCAATACTAAAGACATAATATAATTCTTCGCCATTATTTTTTGTCATAGGAACATTAATATCTTTTCTCTTCCTGGCCTGTATTCCTTTTATCTTTCCATAATAGCTAACACCATAATTATCAG
The genomic region above belongs to Halanaerobiaceae bacterium ANBcell28 and contains:
- a CDS encoding helix-turn-helix domain-containing protein; translated protein: MKKEVGWKMYIKIQELLNLGLNKSQIARHLGISRPTLYKYLDLTPDEFEQRINGMNTRKKKVMRIKISFF
- a CDS encoding DEAD/DEAH box helicase; translated protein: MYHLHLYLSDENISEEEIKKLLSESEGLAFIKGKWVEVNYEKLKETLAAYQEAQEFIKKKDMNVEAMRFQLSAAEKMRMVEKDLELKISNGEWLDTVIKKLIKPEEIEKIPPGYDFQAKLRDYQKKGLAWLNFMKKLELGACLADDMGLGKTIQVIALLNYTQDNQQEKKLLVVPTFLIGNWMNEFDKFAPKYYVLHSSKTIQLLKIEKNYYPIIIFLSLFTE
- a CDS encoding RloB family protein codes for the protein MSPLREIRQWTSRYKEDKQINPLRRYYLIFEGAHTELKYFEGIVNNRKILDIHSLIELVILDKDGDIENHSHPKRLYDLINKKKSQLENDENYNKNIDKFVIIFDRDSYRSSKKYLDFVKSAEKENILGVTNPCFELWLLLHRDNIIEDYINIYKQDILENKRKSNKHTFISKLFSDLFGMNSKSNLNFEELKDFVNIAIINEKKLEQCTEKMKNVIGSNIGLIIEEMKQDPRDALY
- a CDS encoding ATP-binding protein, producing the protein MLIRFSVENFLSFSDKQEISMIPDNRIKGRSDQKEKWENEHKISSGDIPLLRLATIYGANASGKSNFINAIRFAKDVITHKLPIDCIRKFCRVKKENINKPTKFEFELYKNNRYYAYGFSLNISKPEITEEWLYELVPNGSDQIMLFERETKNKTLKIGSDVNLSEIDEMRIKTYKIDFEENRNTLFIKEMNRNKKISNDSNLIFFKDVYDWFKDDLITIFPDQPVTDFEYFYGNEKDSLKINNLIDIFDTGISKVKIEKVNFADFKEKIPKSILKRIMESFNNEFEESEDVSQVHMSMRAKDVFYNIKGKKGEEPVITTIMMEHGDSFSDFEFSEESDGTQRLFDLLDILMNNDKNKIYIIDEMERSLHPKLTYKFIELFFRLLKENNVQLIFTTHESSIMDQDLLRRDEIWFVERNNENISHLYSLDRFKERYDRNISKSYLEGRYGAIPIFKNFSCKVCDVE